One genomic segment of Flavobacteriaceae bacterium includes these proteins:
- a CDS encoding glutamate--tRNA ligase translates to MKSKVRVRFAPSPTGPLHIGGVRTALYNYLFARKHRGVFIVRIEDTDQSRYVANAEKYIMDTLDWCSIPFDEGPVLTTSGIGTKNDPYGPYRQSERKHLYKPYADRLIAEGKAYYAFDTAEELNTHRKQHEEKGKTFIYNWHNREKGRLINSLVLSKEEVKKRIDSGENYVIRFKSPQDEALTIKDEIRGTIRVDTNILDDKVLFKSDGMPTYHLANVVDDHLMEISHVIRGEEWLPSLALHVLLYTSFRWEPPKFAHLPLILKPVGKGKLSKRDGDKLGFSVFPLAYTNEQTGAVSRGYREGGYFHDAFINMLSLLGWNPGTEQEIFSLEELAEAFDLKKVNKSGAKFNPDKPKWFNRQYLQKKENGYLTDLYKPYLEERGIIFNREYTLKVVSLIKERAAFVSDFWELSSFFFESPATYNEKAVRKSWKTGTAKIMNGVSETIASVHHFSSENIESQVKTWITDNEVRFGEVMQPLRLSLAGDLKGPDLFNIMTLIGKKETIKRIHNIVSKLKEESI, encoded by the coding sequence ATGAAATCTAAAGTAAGAGTTCGTTTTGCTCCCAGTCCTACAGGACCTTTGCATATTGGTGGCGTAAGAACGGCATTGTATAATTATCTGTTTGCCAGGAAACACCGGGGGGTTTTTATCGTCAGAATAGAAGATACCGATCAGTCCAGATATGTTGCAAATGCCGAAAAATATATCATGGATACTTTAGACTGGTGTTCCATTCCTTTTGATGAAGGCCCTGTTTTAACTACGTCTGGTATAGGTACTAAGAATGATCCTTATGGTCCTTACCGCCAATCGGAAAGAAAACATTTGTATAAACCGTATGCAGATCGTTTGATTGCCGAAGGAAAAGCATATTATGCTTTTGATACTGCAGAGGAACTGAATACACATAGAAAACAACACGAAGAAAAGGGAAAAACATTTATCTACAATTGGCATAACAGGGAAAAAGGTCGTTTAATTAATTCTTTAGTGCTTTCCAAGGAAGAGGTAAAGAAACGAATTGATTCGGGAGAAAACTATGTGATTCGATTTAAATCTCCTCAAGATGAAGCATTGACTATCAAAGATGAAATTCGCGGAACCATACGGGTTGACACAAATATACTGGATGATAAAGTACTGTTTAAAAGCGATGGGATGCCTACCTATCACCTGGCAAATGTTGTAGACGATCATCTGATGGAGATTAGTCATGTTATACGAGGAGAGGAGTGGTTGCCTTCTTTGGCTTTGCACGTGCTTCTGTATACTTCTTTTCGTTGGGAGCCTCCCAAATTTGCACACCTCCCTTTAATTTTAAAACCTGTTGGTAAAGGAAAATTAAGTAAAAGAGACGGAGATAAGTTAGGTTTCTCTGTGTTTCCCCTGGCATATACTAATGAACAAACAGGGGCTGTTTCAAGAGGATATAGAGAGGGCGGGTATTTTCATGACGCTTTTATAAACATGCTGTCTTTACTCGGGTGGAATCCCGGTACCGAGCAGGAAATTTTTTCTTTGGAAGAATTAGCAGAAGCTTTTGATCTGAAAAAAGTAAACAAATCCGGAGCCAAATTTAACCCTGACAAACCCAAATGGTTCAACCGGCAATATCTACAAAAAAAAGAAAACGGGTATCTCACTGATCTATACAAACCTTATCTTGAAGAAAGAGGTATTATTTTTAACAGAGAATATACGTTAAAAGTGGTTTCACTAATCAAAGAACGTGCTGCTTTTGTCAGTGATTTTTGGGAATTAAGTTCGTTTTTTTTCGAAAGCCCTGCCACATATAATGAAAAAGCTGTCAGGAAAAGCTGGAAAACAGGAACTGCAAAAATTATGAATGGTGTTTCGGAAACAATCGCATCTGTTCATCATTTTAGTTCTGAAAATATTGAAAGTCAGGTTAAAACGTGGATTACTGATAATGAAGTTCGTTTCGGTGAAGTGATGCAACCTTTGCGGTTGAGTTTAGCCGGAGATTTGAAAGGCCCTGATTTATTTAATATTATGACATTAATTGGCAAAAAAGAAACTATCAAAAGAATACATAATATCGTTTCCAAACTAAAAGAAGAGTCAATTTAA
- a CDS encoding S1/P1 Nuclease: MNFRILLVGFFLITGYTTKATEIVWGKTGHRTVGVIASKHLTHKAKRKIRKLLKGQSLAFVSTFADEIKSDKKYNRFYTWHFINMPLDSNYKESDKNPAGDLVTGIDTCINIIKNNSEEDRAFYLKMLIHLIGDLHQPLHIGRKEDRGGNRVQVKWFGRKTNLHSVWDTKMIEGFKMSYKELADNADLLSKAQIKAIQQGSIIDWVGETHILTKKIYASVEEDEDLRYRYSYDYLTTARTQIQKAGIRLAKVLNDIFK; this comes from the coding sequence ATGAATTTTCGGATTTTACTGGTGGGTTTTTTTCTTATCACAGGATACACTACAAAAGCAACAGAAATTGTTTGGGGTAAAACAGGGCATAGAACCGTTGGAGTCATAGCAAGTAAGCACCTAACCCATAAGGCCAAACGTAAGATTCGAAAACTGTTAAAAGGTCAGAGTCTCGCCTTTGTCTCTACATTTGCAGATGAGATTAAGTCTGATAAAAAATACAACCGATTTTATACCTGGCATTTTATCAATATGCCATTGGATTCAAATTACAAAGAATCCGATAAAAACCCTGCGGGAGATTTGGTAACCGGAATTGATACATGTATCAATATTATTAAAAACAATTCGGAAGAAGACAGAGCTTTTTACCTGAAAATGCTGATCCATCTGATTGGCGATTTACATCAACCGCTACATATTGGACGTAAAGAAGACCGGGGAGGAAATAGAGTACAGGTAAAATGGTTTGGTAGAAAAACAAATTTACACAGTGTTTGGGATACTAAAATGATAGAAGGTTTTAAAATGAGTTACAAGGAACTGGCAGATAATGCAGACCTGTTGTCCAAAGCACAAATAAAAGCAATTCAACAGGGCTCCATTATTGATTGGGTAGGTGAAACACATATACTTACAAAAAAAATATATGCTTCTGTTGAAGAAGATGAAGATTTGCGATACCGGTACTCGTATGATTATTTAACCACAGCCAGAACACAAATACAAAAAGCAGGTATCCGCCTGGCAAAAGTATTAAATGATATTTTTAAATAA
- a CDS encoding redoxin domain-containing protein produces the protein MKTIKRISLVVVLVISAAFTIKPAGGYKVGDVASDFSLKNVDGKTVSMADFKEAKGFIIIFTCNSCPYSVANEDRIIALDKKYKSKGYPVIAINPNDPEAVPEDSYDRMKIRAKNKGFTFPYLFDERQEIYPKYGATKTPHVYILNNEDGKLIVEYIGAIDDSSRSPSNVKEKYVENAVDALLKGEKPVKTYTRAIGCSIKTKR, from the coding sequence ATGAAAACAATTAAAAGAATATCGCTTGTAGTAGTATTGGTAATTTCAGCAGCGTTTACCATAAAACCCGCAGGAGGGTATAAAGTAGGTGATGTAGCCTCCGATTTCTCATTAAAAAATGTAGACGGGAAAACGGTTTCGATGGCAGATTTTAAAGAAGCAAAAGGGTTTATCATCATTTTTACGTGTAACTCATGCCCTTACTCTGTTGCAAATGAAGATAGAATTATAGCTCTGGATAAAAAATATAAATCCAAAGGATACCCTGTCATTGCCATAAACCCGAACGACCCGGAAGCAGTACCCGAAGACAGCTATGACAGAATGAAGATCAGAGCTAAAAATAAAGGATTTACATTTCCCTATTTATTTGATGAGAGGCAGGAAATATACCCGAAATACGGTGCGACTAAAACTCCTCATGTATATATTTTAAATAACGAGGATGGTAAGCTGATTGTTGAATACATTGGTGCCATCGATGATAGTTCCCGAAGCCCTTCAAATGTAAAAGAGAAATACGTAGAAAATGCTGTAGATGCCCTGTTGAAAGGAGAAAAACCTGTAAAAACCTATACCAGAGCTATAGGGTGTAGTATAAAAACCAAAAGATAA
- a CDS encoding redoxin domain-containing protein → MRKILALFIISIYLISCKKKVSEIPMLSYEELKPILHVQDDKIYVINFWATWCAPCVKELPYFEKLNETYKNVEVVLVSLDFPDKITTKLIPFVKKHELKSRVVVLNDTNEQFWIHNIDEKWSGAIPATLIYNKDNSTFYEQSFTYETLENKIQPFIK, encoded by the coding sequence ATGAGAAAAATACTGGCATTATTTATTATTTCCATATACCTTATTTCCTGTAAAAAGAAAGTTTCGGAAATACCTATGCTCAGTTATGAAGAACTAAAACCCATCTTGCACGTACAAGATGATAAAATCTATGTGATTAATTTCTGGGCAACTTGGTGTGCCCCCTGTGTAAAAGAACTACCTTATTTTGAAAAATTAAATGAAACCTATAAAAATGTTGAGGTTGTTTTGGTAAGCCTGGATTTTCCTGACAAAATAACCACAAAATTAATTCCTTTTGTTAAAAAACACGAGTTAAAGTCCAGAGTTGTGGTACTAAACGATACAAATGAGCAATTTTGGATTCATAACATTGATGAAAAGTGGTCCGGGGCTATCCCGGCCACACTTATTTACAATAAAGATAACAGCACATTTTACGAACAATCATTTACGTATGAAACGTTAGAAAACAAAATTCAACCATTTATAAAATAA
- the tsaD gene encoding tRNA (adenosine(37)-N6)-threonylcarbamoyltransferase complex transferase subunit TsaD, producing the protein MKKDTVYILGIESSCDDTSASVIRNDTVLSNVIANQNVHAAYGGVVPELASRAHQQNIVPVVQQAIKRASINMTQLNAIAFTKGPGLMGSLLVGTSFAKSLAMGLDIPLIDVNHMQAHILAHFIKSNDTKIPPFPFICLTISGGHTQIVKVNDYFDMEVLGETIDDAVGEAFDKSAKLLGLPYPGGPLIDKYGKQGNPKAFAFNKPKVSPLAFSFSGLKTAILYFLQKKVKESPNFIQENLYDICASVQHTIVEILMDKLKAAVKETGIKHIAIAGGVSANSEIRKRLVQAEKNAGWHTYIPKFEYTTDNAAMIAITGYLKYLNNEYANVSVAATARLKVTE; encoded by the coding sequence TTGAAAAAAGACACCGTATATATTTTAGGGATAGAATCTTCTTGTGATGATACCAGTGCATCAGTCATCCGAAATGATACTGTTTTGAGTAATGTTATTGCAAACCAGAATGTACATGCTGCGTATGGTGGGGTGGTTCCCGAACTGGCTTCAAGGGCGCATCAACAAAATATAGTTCCTGTTGTACAGCAGGCGATTAAGAGGGCAAGTATTAATATGACTCAATTAAATGCCATTGCTTTTACAAAAGGGCCGGGATTAATGGGCTCTTTATTGGTTGGAACCTCTTTTGCCAAGTCACTGGCAATGGGATTAGACATCCCTTTAATTGATGTAAATCATATGCAAGCTCATATTTTGGCACATTTTATTAAAAGCAATGATACCAAAATACCTCCGTTTCCTTTTATTTGTCTGACGATAAGCGGCGGACATACGCAAATTGTAAAAGTGAATGATTATTTTGACATGGAAGTATTGGGAGAAACAATAGATGATGCTGTTGGAGAAGCTTTTGACAAATCTGCCAAACTCCTTGGATTGCCATATCCCGGAGGTCCTTTGATAGATAAATATGGAAAGCAGGGAAACCCGAAAGCTTTCGCATTTAACAAACCTAAAGTAAGTCCATTAGCCTTTAGTTTTAGTGGACTAAAAACTGCTATTTTATATTTTTTACAAAAGAAGGTCAAAGAATCACCAAATTTTATCCAAGAGAATTTATATGACATTTGTGCATCTGTTCAGCATACGATTGTAGAAATTTTAATGGATAAGTTAAAGGCGGCAGTAAAAGAAACAGGAATAAAGCACATTGCGATTGCAGGTGGCGTTTCTGCAAACTCTGAAATCAGAAAACGGCTTGTACAAGCAGAAAAGAATGCAGGGTGGCATACGTATATTCCTAAATTTGAATACACTACAGACAATGCTGCCATGATAGCAATTACGGGCTACTTAAAATATTTAAATAACGAGTATGCCAATGTTTCCGTAGCAGCAACAGCACGATTAAAAGTTACCGAATAA
- a CDS encoding heavy metal-binding domain-containing protein, with protein MIVSTTNTLDGKPIKEYLGLVSGETIIGANFFKDIFAGIRDFVGGRSGSYEKVLKEAKETALREMEDQAYRLGADAIVGIDLDYETVGANGSMLMVTASGTAVKF; from the coding sequence ATGATAGTATCAACCACAAATACATTAGATGGAAAGCCTATTAAAGAATATCTGGGTTTGGTATCGGGTGAAACGATTATCGGAGCCAATTTTTTCAAAGATATATTTGCCGGAATCAGGGATTTTGTAGGCGGTAGATCGGGTTCTTATGAAAAGGTGTTAAAAGAAGCCAAAGAAACTGCTCTGCGCGAAATGGAAGATCAGGCATACAGATTAGGGGCAGATGCCATTGTTGGTATTGATTTGGATTATGAAACAGTAGGGGCTAACGGAAGTATGTTAATGGTAACTGCTTCCGGAACAGCAGTTAAATTTTAA
- a CDS encoding SPFH domain-containing protein, with amino-acid sequence MIVFISIGVFLVVLLIFSTFFMVKQQTAAVVERFGRFVAIRHSGLRLKIPLIDRISGRLSLKIQQLDVIVETKTLDDVFVKLKVSVQFKVIKNKVYDAFYKLDYPHDQITSYVFDVVRAEVPKMKLDDVFVKKDDIAIAVKSELNDAMMEYGYDIIKTLVTDIDPDAQVKEAMNRINASEREKIAAQFEGDAARILIVEKAKAEAESKRLQGQGIADQRREIARGLEESVEVLNKVGINSQEASALIVVTQHYDTLQSIGQETNSNLILLPNSPQAGSNMLNDMVASFTASNQIGEAIKNTKKKSGK; translated from the coding sequence ATGATCGTATTTATAAGTATTGGAGTTTTTTTAGTCGTGTTGTTGATCTTTTCCACTTTTTTTATGGTAAAACAGCAAACAGCAGCTGTCGTTGAACGTTTTGGCAGGTTTGTAGCCATCAGGCATTCCGGCCTCAGACTCAAAATTCCTTTAATAGACAGGATTTCAGGTCGATTAAGCCTGAAAATTCAACAATTGGATGTCATTGTTGAAACCAAAACATTAGATGATGTATTTGTAAAACTTAAAGTGTCCGTACAGTTTAAAGTAATTAAAAACAAGGTTTACGACGCGTTTTATAAATTAGATTATCCTCACGATCAAATCACTTCTTATGTATTTGATGTGGTCCGTGCCGAGGTTCCAAAGATGAAACTGGATGATGTATTTGTAAAAAAGGATGATATTGCCATTGCTGTAAAATCCGAGTTAAACGACGCAATGATGGAATACGGGTACGATATTATTAAGACGCTGGTTACAGACATTGACCCTGATGCACAGGTAAAAGAAGCTATGAACAGGATCAATGCTTCGGAGCGTGAAAAAATTGCCGCTCAATTTGAAGGAGATGCTGCCCGGATCCTAATCGTAGAAAAAGCAAAAGCGGAAGCTGAAAGCAAACGCTTACAAGGCCAGGGAATTGCCGATCAGAGAAGAGAAATAGCTCGTGGTTTGGAAGAATCCGTAGAGGTATTAAACAAAGTAGGGATCAATTCACAGGAAGCTTCTGCTTTGATAGTAGTTACGCAACATTACGATACCCTACAATCTATTGGGCAAGAAACAAACAGTAATCTGATTTTATTACCAAACTCTCCGCAGGCAGGAAGCAATATGTTAAACGATATGGTAGCCAGTTTTACGGCAAGTAATCAAATTGGTGAAGCAATAAAAAATACTAAAAAGAAATCAGGTAAATAA